A single region of the Vagococcus teuberi genome encodes:
- the tadA gene encoding tRNA adenosine(34) deaminase TadA translates to MFLREVVLSTDDKEKFMKEALIEAKKAELMGEVPIGAVVVLDGKVIGRGHNVREFSQDATTHAEMVAIREANRNVESWRLEKAQIFVTLEPCPMCSGAILLSRIDQVFFGAMDPKGGTVGSLMNLLQDNRFNHFCYVEKGILEEECSSILTNFFRTIRQKKKEEKKASNITQNVVQ, encoded by the coding sequence ATGTTTCTAAGAGAAGTAGTACTGTCAACTGATGACAAAGAAAAATTTATGAAAGAAGCGCTAATAGAAGCAAAAAAAGCAGAATTAATGGGAGAAGTTCCAATTGGTGCTGTTGTGGTATTAGATGGTAAAGTTATCGGTAGAGGACATAATGTCCGTGAGTTTTCACAAGACGCAACGACGCATGCAGAAATGGTTGCAATTAGAGAAGCAAATCGAAACGTGGAGAGTTGGCGACTCGAAAAAGCGCAAATATTTGTTACGCTTGAACCTTGCCCTATGTGTAGTGGTGCGATTTTACTATCCAGAATTGACCAAGTTTTTTTTGGTGCAATGGATCCTAAAGGTGGGACAGTAGGATCATTAATGAATTTGTTACAAGATAATCGATTTAATCATTTTTGTTATGTAGAGAAAGGGATTTTAGAAGAAGAATGTTCGTCTATTTTAACCAATTTTTTTAGAACAATTCGTCAAAAAAAGAAAGAAGAAAAAAAGGCTAGCAATATAACGCAAAATGTTGTACAATAA